A single Meles meles chromosome 20, mMelMel3.1 paternal haplotype, whole genome shotgun sequence DNA region contains:
- the CSPG5 gene encoding chondroitin sulfate proteoglycan 5 has product MGRAGGGGPGRGPPPLLLLLLGATLVLAARAAPAREAGSAVEAEEQVKSVLEWEPRANSTRERAGPPAAGEDETSWTAPGGQPAVVGPGAGPEEALEASAAVTGTAWLEADSPGLGGVTAEAGSGDTQALPVTPPAPEEALGQSSMPPVTPEATEASGPPSPSPDDKLSPGPELPKESPLEVWLNLGGSTHDPHGPEPTFPVQGTLEPQPASDIIDIDYFEGLDGEGRGADLESFPGSPGTSEHHPDSGGETPSWSLLDLYDDFTPFDESDFYPTTSFYDDLEEEEEEEEDDKDAAGGGDLVDESDLLVPTEKPGLGPGTGQPTSRWHAVPPQHTLGMVPGSSIALRPRPGEPGRDLAPSENGTECRSGFVRHNGSCRSVCDLFPSYCHNGGQCYLVENIGAFCRCNTQDYIWHKGMRCESIITDFQVMCVAVGSAALVLLLLFMMTVFFAKKLYLLKTENTKLRRTNKFRTPSELHNDNFSLSTIAEGSHPNDDPSAPHKIQEALKSCLKEEESFNIQNSMSPKLEGGKGDQVDLEVNCLQNDLT; this is encoded by the exons ATGGGccgagccgggggcgggggcccgggccgggggccgccgccgctgctgctgctgcttctggggGCCACGCTGGTCCTCGCCGCCCGGGCCGCGCCGG CGCGTGAGGCTGGCAGCGCCGTCGAGGCCGAAGAGCAGGTGAAGAGCGTCCTGGAGTGGGAGCCGCGTGCCAACAGCACGCGGGAGAGGGCCGGCCCACCAGCTGCTGGGGAGGATGAGACCTCATGGACTGCACCTGGCGGCCAGCCGGCTGTGGTGgggcctggggccgggccagaggAGGCACTGGAGGCGTCCGCGGCAGTGACCGGCACCGCCTGGCTGGAGGCCGACAGCCCGGGCCTGGGTGGAGTGACCGCAGAGGCGGGCAGCGGCGACACCCAGGCCCTTCCAGTCACGCCCCCGGCTCCTGAGGAGGCCCTGGGACAGTCATCGATGCCCCCTGTTACTCCCGAGGCTACAGAGGCCAGCGgaccaccctccccctctcctgacGACAAGCTGAGCCCAGGCCCGGAACTCCCCAAGGAGAGCCCCTTAGAGGTTTGGCTGAACCTGGGAGGCAGCACACATGACCCACATGGGCCAGAGCCCACGTTCCCCGTTCAGGGCACACTGGAGCCCCAGCCGGCGTCAGATATAATTGACATCGACTACTTCGAAGGATTGGATGGCGAGGGCCGTGGTGCCGACCTGGAGAGCTTCCCGGGGTCGCCAGGAACCTCAGAGCACCACCCCGATAGTGGGGGAGAGACCCCTTCCTGGAGCCTGCTTGACTTATACGATGACTTCACCCCCTTTGATGAATCTGACTTCTACCCCACTACATCCTTCTATGATGacttggaggaagaggaggaggaagaggaggatgacaAGGATGCAGCAGGAGGTGGAGACCTGGTAGATGAAAGTGACCTTCTGGTGCCCACTGAGAAGCCTGGTCTGGGGCCTGGGACTGGCCAGCCCACCAGTCGGTGGCATGCCGTCCCCCCACAGCATACTCTGGGGATGGTCCCTGGCAGCAGCATCGCCCTCAGGCCCCGCCCAGGAGAGCCAGGCAGGGACCTGGCCCCAAGCGAGAATGGCACCGAGTGCCGCAGCGGCTTCGTGCGGCATAACGGCTCCTGCCGGTCAGTGTGCGACCTCTTCCCAAGTTACTGTCACAATGGCGGCCAGTGCTACCTGGTGGAGAACATAGGGGCCTTCTGCAG GTGCAACACGCAGGACTACATCTGGCACAAGGGGATGCGCTGCGAGTCCATCATCACCGACTTCCAGGTGATGTGCGTGGCCGTCGGCTCAGCTGCCCTCGTCCTGCTCCTGCTCTTCATGATGACCGTGTTCTTCGCCAAGAAGCTCTATCTGCTCAAGACGGAGAACACCAAGCTGCGAAGGACCAA CAAATTCCGGACCCCGTCTGAACTCCACAACGataacttctccctctccaccattGCCGAAGGCTCTCACCCAAAC gATGATCCCAGTGCTCCCCACAAAATCCAGGAAGCTCTCAAGTCCTGCCTGAAAGAGGAGGAGTCATTTAACATCCAGAACTCCATGTCACCCAAGCTCGAGGGTGGCAAAGGTGACCAGGTGGACTTGGAGGTGAACTGTCTTCAGAATGACCTCACCTGA